One Alkaliphilus sp. B6464 genomic window carries:
- the ileS gene encoding isoleucine--tRNA ligase produces the protein MKGFKSLSNDPIAQRENKTSQYWEDNKILDKSIENREGKKSFVFYEGPPTANGKPGIHHVIARTLKDSVCRYKTMTGHQVKRKAGWDTHGLPVEIEVEKQLKLTSKHEIESYGIDKFNTKCRESVFTYEKQWREMTRRMGYSIDLDNPYITLDNDYIESVWWILDKFFKEGYIYEGHKILPYCPRCGTGLASHEVSQGYKEIKSNTVIVPFKVKDKDEYFLVWTTTPWTLAANVALTVHPEVTYVKVKAQDKVYYVAEKLAKKLLGEEFEVIAEYKGKDLEYIEYEQLMPFVKPDKKAFFVTLADYVTTEDGTGIVHSAPAFGEDDYQTGRRYDLPVLQPVDEEGKYTTTPWEGRFVIDCDVDIIKWLHAEEKLFHKEKFAHNYPHCWRCTTPLLYYGKPSWYIEMTKLKDQLITNNNSVNWYPDYVGEKRFGNWLDNLNDWAISRNRYWGTPLNIWRCECGHTTSVGSRAELAERAIENVDESVELHRPYVDDIHLKCDKCEGRMTRVTEVIDCWFDSGAMPFAQHHYPFENKDNFDELFPADFICEGIDQTRGWFYSLLAISTFVKGVSPYKNVLVNDLILDKEGRKMSKSRGNTVDPFELFDKYGADALRWYLLFVSPAWTPTKFDIEGLKEVQSKFFTTIQNVYAFFTLYANTDEINPKDFFIEYKDRPELDRWILSKYNSLIAEVTKELEIYDLTKAVRKIQDFLNEDLSNWYIRRARRRFWATELTEDKKAVYNTTYEVLVGIAKMVAPFAPFISDEIYQNLTGEASVHLADYPVVNYELISKDVEERMDLVRDLVGLGRAARAQAKIKVRQPLQKILVDGKYEDLISDLVPLIEEELNIKEVIFEKNLRDFMNFSLKPDFKTAGPVLGSKIKSLGKALAQLEASEVVPKLEAGGNIELDLDGDITTITKDYVMITIAAKEGFTVEMANNLFVILDTTLTEELINEGLAREFISKVQQMRKSSGFEVADNINIYFDGNDEVAKAVEIHKDYIMQETLAITVERVKDDSLEKQNLNDHDTGIKVEKI, from the coding sequence ATGAAGGGATTTAAATCACTATCAAATGACCCTATTGCTCAAAGAGAAAATAAGACATCTCAATATTGGGAAGATAATAAGATACTCGACAAAAGTATTGAAAACCGTGAAGGCAAAAAATCATTTGTATTTTACGAAGGACCTCCAACAGCTAACGGCAAACCAGGAATTCACCACGTTATTGCTAGAACACTAAAGGACTCTGTATGTAGATATAAAACTATGACAGGTCACCAAGTAAAGAGAAAGGCAGGATGGGATACCCATGGCCTTCCAGTAGAAATTGAAGTAGAAAAGCAATTAAAGCTTACAAGCAAGCATGAAATTGAAAGCTATGGTATAGATAAATTTAACACTAAATGTAGAGAGTCTGTATTTACCTATGAAAAGCAATGGAGAGAAATGACTAGAAGAATGGGTTACTCCATCGATTTAGATAATCCATACATTACATTAGATAACGATTATATAGAATCTGTATGGTGGATTTTAGATAAGTTCTTTAAAGAAGGTTATATCTATGAAGGACATAAGATACTACCTTATTGCCCACGTTGTGGAACAGGTTTAGCTTCCCACGAAGTTTCACAAGGATATAAGGAAATAAAGTCTAATACAGTTATCGTTCCTTTCAAAGTAAAGGATAAGGATGAATATTTCCTAGTGTGGACAACGACTCCGTGGACATTAGCTGCAAATGTTGCACTAACAGTCCATCCAGAAGTAACATATGTAAAAGTAAAGGCTCAAGACAAGGTTTATTATGTGGCAGAAAAATTAGCTAAAAAATTACTTGGGGAAGAGTTTGAAGTCATTGCAGAATATAAAGGTAAGGATTTAGAGTATATTGAATACGAACAATTAATGCCATTTGTAAAGCCAGATAAAAAGGCATTCTTTGTTACATTGGCAGATTATGTTACAACAGAAGACGGTACAGGAATTGTTCACTCTGCTCCAGCCTTTGGAGAAGATGACTACCAGACAGGAAGAAGATACGATTTACCTGTTCTTCAACCAGTTGATGAGGAAGGAAAATATACAACAACTCCATGGGAAGGCAGATTTGTTATAGACTGTGATGTAGATATTATTAAATGGCTACATGCTGAAGAAAAGCTATTCCATAAGGAAAAGTTTGCTCACAACTATCCACACTGCTGGAGATGTACAACACCACTTTTATATTACGGAAAACCAAGCTGGTATATTGAAATGACTAAGCTAAAAGATCAACTGATTACTAATAACAATTCAGTTAACTGGTACCCAGATTATGTAGGAGAAAAGCGTTTTGGAAACTGGCTAGATAATTTAAATGATTGGGCGATATCAAGAAACCGTTATTGGGGAACACCACTAAACATTTGGAGATGTGAATGTGGTCATACAACATCAGTAGGTTCTAGAGCCGAGCTTGCAGAAAGAGCTATTGAAAATGTAGATGAATCTGTAGAACTACACAGACCTTATGTTGATGATATACATTTAAAATGTGACAAATGTGAAGGTAGGATGACTAGAGTAACAGAAGTAATTGACTGCTGGTTTGATAGTGGGGCTATGCCTTTTGCACAACATCATTATCCGTTTGAAAACAAAGATAACTTTGACGAATTATTCCCAGCAGACTTTATTTGTGAAGGTATCGACCAAACACGTGGTTGGTTCTACTCACTATTAGCTATTTCTACATTTGTAAAGGGAGTTTCTCCATACAAAAATGTACTTGTAAACGACCTTATACTAGACAAAGAAGGTAGAAAGATGTCTAAGTCTAGAGGAAACACAGTAGATCCATTCGAACTATTCGACAAGTACGGAGCAGATGCTCTAAGATGGTATTTACTGTTTGTGTCTCCAGCTTGGACACCAACAAAATTTGATATTGAAGGACTAAAAGAAGTACAGAGCAAGTTCTTTACAACAATCCAAAACGTATATGCATTCTTTACTTTATACGCAAATACAGATGAAATTAATCCAAAGGACTTCTTCATTGAATATAAAGATCGTCCAGAGTTAGACAGATGGATTTTATCTAAATATAACAGCCTAATTGCAGAAGTAACAAAAGAACTAGAAATCTATGACTTAACAAAAGCAGTTAGAAAGATCCAAGACTTCTTAAATGAAGATTTATCTAACTGGTATATTAGAAGGGCAAGACGTCGTTTCTGGGCAACAGAGTTAACAGAGGATAAGAAAGCAGTATATAATACAACCTATGAAGTTTTAGTAGGTATAGCAAAGATGGTAGCACCATTTGCACCATTTATATCTGATGAGATATACCAAAATCTAACAGGTGAAGCATCAGTACATCTAGCGGACTACCCAGTAGTAAACTATGAATTAATAAGTAAAGATGTAGAAGAAAGAATGGACTTGGTTAGAGACTTAGTAGGACTTGGTAGAGCTGCAAGAGCTCAAGCTAAAATTAAGGTTCGTCAACCGCTACAAAAGATACTTGTAGATGGTAAATATGAAGATCTTATTTCAGATTTAGTTCCATTAATAGAAGAGGAGCTAAATATAAAAGAAGTTATATTTGAGAAAAATTTAAGAGATTTTATGAACTTTAGTTTAAAACCAGATTTTAAAACAGCTGGACCTGTACTTGGAAGTAAAATCAAATCATTAGGTAAAGCTTTAGCACAGTTAGAAGCATCTGAAGTTGTACCAAAGTTAGAGGCTGGGGGAAATATAGAACTTGACTTAGATGGTGATATTACTACAATTACTAAGGACTATGTAATGATTACAATTGCGGCTAAAGAAGGCTTTACTGTAGAAATGGCAAATAATTTAT